In the Xanthobacteraceae bacterium genome, AAGTGGGGCGATGAAGCCGAAAAGCGCGCCGACAAGGCCAAGAGCCTGAACGAAAAGCTCACCGCCGCGACCGAGTACGCGCGCGCTTCCCTGTTCCACCACTACGGACAGTATCTGTATTTCGACGACATCAAGGAAAAGAAGCGCATTCACGACAAGAAGGTCGCTTCCTTCACCAAGTCGTTGAGCCTGTTCGACGTGCCGTATGAGCGGGTTGGCATTCCCTATGACGGAATCAAGATGGCGGCCTATCTGCGCGTGCCGCCGGGCGTGAAGAAACCACCGGTAGTGATTCTACAGGGCGGTCTCGATACCACCAAGGAAGACTACCTTACCGTGAACGACCACTGCATCCGCCGTGGACTCGCGACGCTCGCATTCGATGGTCCCGGACAGGGCGAAACGGTTTTCGAGCGCTGGTGGCCGACCGATTTCGAAAAGTCGGTGTTCGCGGTGATCGATTTCCTCGAAACGCGCCCTGAAGTGGACAGCAACCGGATCGGCGTAATCGGCCGCAGCATGGGCGGCTGCTATGCGCCCAAAGCCGCCGCGATGGACAGCCGCATCAAGGCGCTCTGCGCCTGGGGCGTCATGTATCACATGCGCAATCTGAAGGATGTTCCTGAGCACACGCAGCAGGGCTTTGCGTTCGTCACGAACAGCAAGAATTTCGCCGAGATGGAGAAGTTCTTCGAAACCGTCGATCTGGTGCCCTATGCGTCGAAGATCAAATGCCCGACGCTGGTCGTCCACGGCGGCCTCGACGTGATCACGCCGCAGGACAACGCCGACCTCCTGCTGAAAGACCTCAAATGCGAGGTCGAAACGATGATCTGGCCGGACAGCGTCCATTGCTGCCATGATCGCTCACATATCGTGCGCCCCGGCATGGCCGACTTCATGATGCGGAAGCTATAACCGGGCGGCAAACCTACCCGGGTGAGAACCATGCTTGGAAAAGCGGTTCCGCGAAAAGAGGACGAGCGACTGCTGACAGGCCGCGGGCTGTACGTCGAAGACGTGCAGCTTCCGGGCATGTTGTATGCCGCCTTCGTTCGCAGCCCGCACGCGCGCGCCGACATCCTGAAGATAAACAAGGAAGCGGCGCTCGCCGTTCCGGGCGTGGTCGGCGTTTACGACGGCAGCGAATTCCCCGGCCTTAAAGCGCGGCTGCCGGAACTGAACGGCTCGGTCACGCTGACCAGTCCCTACATCGACCAGATCAATCTGCCCGGCCATTTCCTGTTCTCGAAACGCGCAAGCTATGTGGGCGAGCAGGTGGCGGTGGTGCTGGCGGAGTCGCCCTATGCGGCGGCGGATGGAGTCGCTGCGGTCGAAGTGGAGTACGACGCGCTTCCTGCGGTGGCGCGGTGGGAAGAGGCGATGAAGCCTAATTCTCCGCGTGTACATGACGGGTTCGACAATGTCGTCGCGCACCTGAAGCACAGTGTCGGAGATGCGGAAGCCGCTTTCGCCGCAGCCGAAGTCGTCATCGAGAAAAGACTGGAGACGCAGAGCCTGAAGTCCATGGCCATCGAATGCCGCGCGGTCGCCGCGCAATTCGATGCGCCGACCGGCGCACTCAATATCT is a window encoding:
- a CDS encoding alpha/beta hydrolase codes for the protein MSKSVVEAVIDQGINRFLADGVHYRDLMDLRKATPDWASWPATWSKWGDEAEKRADKAKSLNEKLTAATEYARASLFHHYGQYLYFDDIKEKKRIHDKKVASFTKSLSLFDVPYERVGIPYDGIKMAAYLRVPPGVKKPPVVILQGGLDTTKEDYLTVNDHCIRRGLATLAFDGPGQGETVFERWWPTDFEKSVFAVIDFLETRPEVDSNRIGVIGRSMGGCYAPKAAAMDSRIKALCAWGVMYHMRNLKDVPEHTQQGFAFVTNSKNFAEMEKFFETVDLVPYASKIKCPTLVVHGGLDVITPQDNADLLLKDLKCEVETMIWPDSVHCCHDRSHIVRPGMADFMMRKL